A genomic window from Quercus lobata isolate SW786 chromosome 10, ValleyOak3.0 Primary Assembly, whole genome shotgun sequence includes:
- the LOC115965918 gene encoding uncharacterized protein At2g29880-like yields METTVLDSQDPSKRKWTPAEDIKLVEALVEYHHEREGSPENKFKPGYLKILEGKISTKLPNAGLRAKPHIESRLRTLKREFQVIHEMLTGPNTSGFGWDTVRKCVTAENDVWDAYVQSHKGAIACRNKSFPHYEDLCIVYAKDHATGKDAQAPADVVEELEAEKNDDKLDDIPEDVDCTQIPTPGSNGEEQNARKKKRKIQSGEDNMVEAMKEVTIILAAQLKDASDNLSKAVIGVVAVESRSKINDELLKLPGLTTKERHKATKLIACQHELIDVFLSMLDAEKEEWVKGLINGDF; encoded by the exons ATGGAAACGACTGTACTTGATTCTCAAGATCCTTCTAAACGAAAGTGGACTCCTGCTGAAGATATAAAGTTAGTGGAGGCTTTGGTAGAATATCACCATGAAAGAGAAGGTAGCCCTGAAAATAAGTTTAAACCCGGATATTTGAAAATCTTGGAAGGAAAGATTTCTACCAAATTACCTAATGCTGGCTTAAGAGCAAAACCACATATTGAGTCAAGATTGAGGACTTTGAAAAGAGAATTTCAAGTTATTCATGAAATGTTGACTGGGCCTAACACAAGTGGGTTTGGATGGGACACTGTGAGGAAGTGTGTTACTGCTGAAAATGATGTATGGGATGCATATGTGCAG AGTCATAAGGGGGCAATCGCTTGTAGAAACAAGTCATTTCCACACTATGAAGACCTTTGCATTGTGTATGCAAAAGACCATGCTACTGGTAAAGATGCTCAAGCACCTGCAGATGTTGTTGAAGAACTAGAAGCAGAGAAAAATGATGACAAATTAGATGATATTCCTGAAGACGTGGACTGCACACAAATTCCCACCCCTGGCAGTAACGGGGAAGAACAAAATGctcgaaaaaagaaaagaaaaattcaaagtgGTGAAGATAATATGGTAGAAGCGATGAAAGAAGTTACAATTATTCTTGCTGCCCAGTTAAAGGATGCATCAGATAACCTTAGCAAGGCAGTCATTGGAGTAGTAGCAGTTGAAAGTAGGTCCAAAATCAATGATGAATTACTAAAACTACCTGGCCTTACAACGAAGGAGCGTCACAAGGCAACTAAATTGATTGCTTGTCAACATGAACTAATAGATGTTTTCTTGAGCATGCTGGATGCTGAGAAGGAAGAATGGGTGAAAGGCCTTATTAATGGTGACTTTTGA
- the LOC115965917 gene encoding TMV resistance protein N-like translates to MVRIVNCPKCKAVLPELADWPFYQCGGCGTILQSSSFGVTSKKKGPRNDAVLRASSSSSSPYRKYDVFLSFRGQDTRLDFTSHLYNALDQKGIYTFIDNKLPRGETISPELSKAIEESHFAIIILSTNYASSKWCLIELTKIVECMKQNKLTILPVFYHVNPSDARNQMGILASGNQTFAEAFAKHERDPKVNIENLQAWKAALKEVGNISGWHVQKHSSEAAVIQEIVQTVFRELNLIFSRTISKDLKLVGMEPRVSEMLNSYLKERSGDVRYVGICGMGGIGKTTLAKEIFERISGRFEASSYIADVREKTKNKHLVSSQKQLLSNILMETEIEIWNVHEGIKIIGNRLRGKKVLIVLDDVEDQKQLEALAGNLDWFGPGSRIIVTSRDNQLLKRCGVDDIYTAKGLDPDEALQLFSLFAFKKPHPKENYVDLCMYFVNYTNGLPLALKVLGSLLCTKSIDEWESLIDKLKVEPEKEILDILQISFNGLTETQRELFLDIACFFKGENKDCIREILKSFGYCPDYNISVLMDKSLITINENGALWMHDLLQEMAQHIVRRGSKEPGRRTRLWLYEDILHVLKNNTGTKVVEGIMLNTPFQEEVHLDAEVFSKMKKMRLLKVGDMGNVKLPQGLNCLSNELRIIEWHGYPLSSMPTNFQPNKLVELKMHCSSIKQLWNGIMILDELKIIDLCNSQSLIEIPNLSGVPNLKQLILQGCTTLSKIHPSLGSLKQLIRLDLSGCKCLESLPHKINLESLEVFILSGCSGLKKFPEVVRNMSCLSELYLNETAIKDLPLSVEHLIGLIKLDLRDCKNLSSLPNACYSSVSLKILTLSGCSKLVELPENLGNLKGLEELDLSGTAIKVLPTSIKLLKNLKKLSLCGCKGLSLKSSNKLFSFPFMQQRRSPDPMDVFECPLSGLWSLTKLDLSHCNLQEIPDAFDCLSSLLILNLEGNEFIRLPKSMIQLSNLQDLFLCGCSNLRSLPKLPSNIKYIDAAQCTSLETLSSGSEYDFHPALQLLNCVKLIENQGYGYMSTMLRRYFINDKHYYGQDRLAHYIYVPGGEIPKWFRHQNVGASVSLQMPLDFCNKLMGIAMCVVFVFRQHSPFESFVQLDFEDLGHNKYTHKLSCSIKFNDYEIFEVANGFSEEFGKIELYHLWLQYLPSQLFHKDWEKALSKSDTNGFSDIKIEFKTWGLGLEVTKCGAHLVFQQDVEDLKQTMVGSSSCSITPYEDDFDGSARDTIIKGSHDDYDGEGAGPSGEGTTPKVDTAT, encoded by the exons ATGGTTCGGATAGTTAATTGCCCCAAGTGTAAAGCCGTGCTACCAGAGCTCGCTGACTGGCCTTTTTACCAGTGTGGTGGTTGTGGTACTATTCTTCAAA GCTCTTCTTTTGGTGTTACATCTAAGAAGAAAGGTCCTAGGAATGATGCTGTTCTTCGAG CTTCCTCCTCCTCGTCCTCTCCTTATCGGAAATACGATGTGTTCCTTAGTTTTCGCGGTCAGGACACCCGCTTGGATTTTACTAGCCATCTCTACAATGCTTTGGATCAAAAGGGTATTTATACCTTCATAGACAATAAACTTCCGCGTGGAGAAACTATATCACCAGAACTCTCAAAAGCAATAGAAGAGTCCCACTTTGCAATCATCATTCTCTCAACAAACTACGCTTCTTCGAAGTGGTGCTTgattgaattaacaaagattgttGAATGCATGAAACAAAACAAGTTAACCATTTTGCCAGTCTTTTACCATGTGAATCCCTCTGATGCACGGAACCAGATGGGTATTCTTGCTTCAGGGAATCAGACTTTTGCTGAAGCCTTTGCCAAGCATGAAAGAGATCCCAAAGTTAACATTGAGAATTTGCAAGCATGGAAAGCTGCTTTGAAAGAAGTCGGCAATATATCCGGATGGCATGTACAAAAACACAG CTCTGAAGCAGCAGTTATCCAAGAAATCGTTCAAACAGTATTTAGAGAATTGAATCTTATATTCTCAAGAACTATTTCTAAGGATCTTAAGCTTGTTGGAATGGAACCCCGTGTGAGTGAaatgttgaattcatatttaaaaGAAAGGTCAGGTGATGTTCGCTATGTAGGAATTTGTGGGATGGGTGGAATCGGTAAAACAACTCttgcaaaagaaatttttgaaagaatttcaGGTCGCTTTGAAGCTAGCAGCTATATTGCTGATGTaagagaaaaaactaaaaataaacatcTAGTTTCTTCACAAAAACAACTTCTTTCTAACATCCTTATGGAAACTGAAATAGAGATATGGAATGTTCATGAGGGGATCAAAATCATAGGGAATAGATTACGTGGTAAGAaggttcttattgttcttgatgatgttgAGGACCAAAAACAATTAGAAGCATTAGCTGGGAACCTTGATTGGTTTGGTCCAGGGAGTAGAATCATTGTAACAAGCAGAGACAACCAATTGTTGAAAAGATGTGGTGTGGATGACATATATACAGCAAAGGGGTTAGATCCAGATGAAGCTTTGCAACTCTTTAGTTTGTTTGCTTTCAAGAAACCCCATCCTAAAGAAAATTATGTGGATTTGTGTATGTATTTTGTGAATTACACTAATGGCCTTCCTTTAGCTCTTAAAGTTTTGGGTTCTTTGTTGTGTACCAAAAGCATCGATGAATGGGAAAGTCTCATAGATAAACTAAAAGTGGAAcctgaaaaagaaattttggacATTCTTCAAATAAGTTTTAATGGGCTAACGGAAACCCAAAGagaattatttttagatattgcatgtttttttaaaGGAGAGAACAAAGATTGCATAAGAGAGATATTAAAAAGTTTTGGTTACTGTCCAGACTACAATATTAGTGTTCTGATGGACAAATCGCTCATAACCATTAATGAAAATGGAGCTTTGTGGATGCATGATTTGCTACAAGAAATGGCTCAACATATAGTTCGTCGTGGATCTAAAGAGCCTGGTAGACGAACTAGGTTATGGCTTTATGAGGACATCCTTCATGTATTGAAGAATAATACT GGAACAAAGGTAGTTGAAGGCATAATGCTAAACACACCTTTTCAAGAAGAGGTGCACTTGGATGCTGAAGTCTTctcaaagatgaaaaaaatgagattgCTTAAAGTGGGTGATATGGGTAATGTAAAACTTCCACAAGGCCTCAATTGTCTTTCTAATGAGTTACGCATTATAGAATGGCATGGATATCCTTTAAGTTCAATGCCAACCAACTTCCAACCAAACAAGCTTGTTGAATTGAAAATGCATTGCAGCAGCATCAAACAACTATGGAATGGAATTATG ATTTTAGACGAGTTAAAAATCATTGACTTGTGTAACTCTCAAAGCTTGATTGAGATCCCAAATCTAAGTGGAGTCCCAAATCTTAAGCAATTGATTCTTCAAGGTTGTACAACATTGTCTAAGATTCATCCATCTCTTGGAAGTCTCAAACAACTTATTCGATTAGATTTGTCTGGTTGCAAGTGTCTTGAAAGCCTTCCTCACAAGATCAACTTGGAATCTCTTGAAGTTTTTATTCTTTCCGGCTGTTCAGGGCTAAAGAAGTTTCCAGAAGTTGTAAGAAATATGTCATGTTTGTCTGAACTTTATTTGAACGAGACTGCTATAAAAGATCTACCATTGTCAGTGGAGCATTTAATTGGCCTTATTAAATTGGATCTAAGAGACTGCAAAAACCTTTCAAGTCTTCCGAATGCTTGTTATAGTTCAGTGTCTCTAAAAATTCTCACTTTATCTGGCTGCTCAAAACTTGTTGAACTACCAGAGAATTTGGGGAATCTCAAAGGCTTGGAGGAGTTAGATCTGAGTGGAACTGCGATAAAAGTGCTACCTACATCCATCAAACtcttaaaaaatctcaaaaaattgtCTCTTTGTGGATGTAAAGGGCTATCATTAAAATCTTCAAATAAACTCTTCAGTTTTCCTTTCATGCAACAGAGAAGAAGTCCAGATCCCATGGACGTGTTTGAGTGTCCTTTATCAGGCCTATGGTCCTTGACCAAACTGGATCTAAGTCATTGCAATCTTCAGGAAATTCCTGATGCTTTTGACTGCTTGTCGTCCTTGTTAATATTAAATCTAGAGGGAAATGAATTTATTCGGCTTCCTAAAAGTATGATTCAACTATCAAATCTACAAGATCTTTTTCTGTGTGGTTGCTCGAATCTTCGATCGTTGCCAAAGCTTCCATCAAACATTAAGTATATTGATGCAGCACAGTGTACCTCACTAGAAACATTATCATCAGGATCAGAATATGATTTTCATCCAGCACTTCAGCTTCTGAATTGTGTCAAATTGATTGAGAATCAAGGCTACGGTTACATGTCAACAATGCTAAGACGTTATTTTATTAATGacaag CATTACTATGGGCAAGACAGATTGGCACATTATATCTATGTTCCAGGGGGTGAAATTCCGAAATGGTTTAGACACCAAAATGTGGGGGCTTCAGTGAGCCTGCAAATGCCTTTAGATTTTTGTAACAAATTGATGGGAATAGCTATGTGCGTTGTTTTTGTATTCCGCCAACATAGTCCATTTGAATCATTTGTCCAACttgattttgaagatttggggcataataaatatacacataaaCTTTCATGTTCCATTAAATTTAACgattatgaaatttttgaaGTGGCCAATGGTTTTTCCGAAGAATTTGGTAAGATTGAACTGTATCACCTTTGGTTGCAATATTTACCCTCTCAATTGTTTCACAAGGACTGGGAAAAAGCATTGAGTAAAAGCGATACTAATGGATTCAGTGATATTAAGATTGAATTTAAAACATGGGGTCTAGGATTGGAGGTTACAAAATGCGGGGCCCATTTGGTATTCCAGCAAGACGTTGAAGATCTCAAACAAACTATGGTTGGGTCTAGCAGCTGCAGCATCACTCCTTACGAGGATGATTTTGACGGTTCAGCCAGAGATACCATAATTAAGGGAAGCCATGATGACTATGATGGGGAAGGGGCTGGACCTAGTGGAGAAGGCACCACACCCAAAGTGGATACAGCAACCTAA